A portion of the Desulfovibrio oxyclinae DSM 11498 genome contains these proteins:
- a CDS encoding efflux RND transporter periplasmic adaptor subunit produces MKRVCLNRKTLIPLVLILAVVAGAAYGLRGEEPQAPKAEKPDPGVNVTVETVTPMNIVDTLTLPGQTEARHDVTLSAERGGSVESVAFTEGDEVSAGDIIAKIDVSALRAVLNRAQASFELAEKTADRKAKLRKRKVVSHEELDKANTDLALARNNLQEARVNYQQGLVTATVGGVINDLYVDPGEYVRPGDPVVNLVAVDTIRINVDVPEMDVRFLSKGDPVEVTVDAYPERRWKGVVDFVAFKANAATKTFKVRVVVPNYDNSIRPGMLARASFERRSLQGVTTAPLFAILDKGGERLVFVEKDGRAQARTVKVGVISGERARILEGLEPGDRLIVTGHTEVEEGTRVNVR; encoded by the coding sequence ATGAAACGAGTCTGTCTGAACAGGAAGACGCTGATACCGCTCGTCCTGATACTGGCCGTCGTCGCAGGCGCGGCCTACGGCCTTCGTGGTGAAGAGCCTCAGGCCCCCAAGGCCGAGAAGCCTGATCCGGGCGTCAACGTCACCGTGGAGACCGTCACCCCCATGAACATCGTGGACACCTTGACCCTGCCCGGCCAGACCGAGGCGCGCCACGACGTGACCCTCTCCGCCGAACGCGGCGGCAGCGTCGAGTCCGTGGCCTTCACCGAAGGCGACGAGGTTTCCGCAGGGGACATCATCGCCAAGATCGACGTCTCCGCGCTCAGGGCCGTGCTCAACCGGGCACAGGCCAGCTTCGAGCTCGCCGAGAAGACCGCTGACCGCAAGGCCAAGCTGCGCAAGCGCAAGGTGGTTTCCCACGAAGAGCTGGACAAGGCCAACACCGACCTGGCCCTGGCCCGCAACAACCTTCAGGAAGCCCGCGTCAATTACCAGCAGGGACTCGTCACCGCCACGGTGGGCGGGGTCATCAACGACCTCTACGTGGACCCCGGCGAGTACGTGCGCCCCGGCGATCCCGTGGTCAACCTCGTGGCCGTGGACACCATCCGCATCAATGTTGACGTACCGGAAATGGACGTGCGCTTCCTGTCCAAGGGCGACCCCGTCGAAGTGACCGTGGACGCCTACCCCGAGCGCCGCTGGAAAGGCGTGGTGGACTTCGTGGCCTTCAAGGCCAACGCGGCCACCAAGACCTTCAAGGTACGCGTGGTGGTGCCCAACTACGACAACAGCATCCGTCCCGGGATGCTGGCGCGCGCCTCGTTCGAGCGCCGCTCGCTGCAGGGGGTTACCACCGCCCCGCTCTTCGCCATTCTGGACAAGGGCGGCGAACGGCTGGTGTTCGTGGAAAAGGACGGCAGAGCACAGGCCCGCACCGTCAAGGTGGGCGTCATAAGCGGCGAGCGCGCCCGCATCCTCGAAGGGCTTGAACCGGGTGACAGACTCATCGTCACCGGCCACACCGAAGTCGAGGAAGGCACCCGGGTGAACGTGCGATGA
- a CDS encoding molybdenum cofactor biosynthesis protein MoaE, with product MDITKALKDLKAEPGFKENVGMVLVHNGVVRGWSRNDRQDVAAIEITPDRDKMEEIRKEIEQREGIWRVVCHANDGRMEPGDDVLFLIVAGDIRENVKSALSDLLDRIKAEAVSKREIFA from the coding sequence ATGGATATTACCAAGGCGCTCAAGGACCTCAAGGCGGAGCCGGGATTCAAGGAAAACGTCGGCATGGTGCTGGTTCACAACGGCGTGGTGCGCGGCTGGTCCCGCAACGACAGGCAGGACGTGGCGGCCATCGAAATCACCCCGGACCGGGACAAGATGGAAGAAATCCGCAAGGAAATCGAACAGCGCGAAGGTATCTGGCGCGTGGTATGCCATGCCAATGACGGGCGCATGGAACCGGGCGACGACGTGCTGTTTCTCATCGTGGCCGGAGACATCCGCGAAAACGTTAAATCCGCGCTGTCTGACCTGCTGGACCGCATCAAGGCCGAGGCCGTGAGCAAGCGGGAAATATTCGCGTAG
- a CDS encoding FmdE family protein codes for MNIGDYTFEEFKEKAREFHGYPAPGLLIGGYMVELAKSHMPEGTLFEVIVESHKCLPDAVQLLTLCSTGNSWMRVVNLGRYALSMFDKYTGEGVRVYIDTEKIEQWPDIADWFLKRTAKADQDTDLLFAKIKEAGPAYTSVEKIVIPEHKLGHKQMRSIGLCPACGEAYPLNDGAICRGCQGEAPYVTTDQRSAPLLSPDLDAVDVEEAVGKSALHDMTRIVPGETKGPEFKAGQEITAGDVCRLQRMGRSRVFTDEVDPGEEWIHENVAVKAFAQRMAGDGIGFEEDPSEGKIDFTATCDGLFTVNRDQLEAFNLVPDVMCATRQGESLVQGGKRVAGTRAIPLYISRENYSRAISMLGDEPLLEVKPLRRARVGILVTGTEVFKGLIEDKFIPIVSGKVTRLGSEVMTSDIVPDDREAIAASVTRMISEGCDLIVTTAGLSVDPDDVTRPALLDAGLTDYLHGAPILPGAMTLTGRIGAAQVLGVPACALFFKTTSLDLLLPRLLAGLTITRRDMARMAEGGYCLNCRTCTFPKCPFGK; via the coding sequence ATGAACATCGGCGACTACACTTTCGAGGAGTTCAAGGAAAAGGCCCGCGAGTTTCATGGCTACCCCGCTCCGGGGTTGCTTATCGGCGGCTACATGGTCGAGCTGGCCAAATCGCACATGCCTGAGGGGACCCTTTTCGAGGTCATCGTGGAGTCCCACAAGTGCCTGCCGGACGCCGTTCAACTCTTGACCCTCTGTAGTACCGGCAACAGCTGGATGCGCGTGGTCAACCTCGGCCGGTACGCCCTTTCCATGTTCGACAAGTACACCGGCGAGGGCGTTCGCGTGTATATCGACACGGAAAAGATCGAACAGTGGCCCGACATAGCCGACTGGTTCCTGAAACGGACCGCCAAGGCGGATCAGGACACGGACCTGCTCTTTGCGAAGATCAAGGAAGCCGGCCCCGCCTATACTTCCGTGGAAAAGATCGTCATTCCCGAACACAAGCTGGGCCACAAGCAGATGCGCTCCATCGGCCTCTGCCCGGCCTGCGGCGAAGCCTACCCCCTCAACGACGGCGCCATCTGCCGTGGATGTCAGGGCGAGGCTCCCTATGTGACCACCGACCAACGCTCCGCGCCGCTTCTTTCCCCGGACCTTGATGCCGTGGACGTGGAAGAAGCGGTGGGCAAATCCGCTCTGCACGACATGACCCGCATCGTCCCCGGCGAAACCAAGGGACCGGAGTTCAAGGCCGGGCAGGAGATCACCGCGGGCGACGTGTGCCGCCTTCAGCGCATGGGACGTTCCCGTGTGTTCACGGATGAAGTGGATCCCGGCGAGGAATGGATCCACGAAAACGTGGCGGTCAAGGCATTTGCGCAGCGCATGGCCGGTGACGGCATCGGGTTCGAGGAAGACCCCTCGGAAGGCAAGATCGACTTCACGGCCACCTGCGACGGGCTGTTCACGGTCAACCGCGACCAGCTGGAGGCCTTCAATCTGGTGCCGGACGTCATGTGCGCCACCCGGCAGGGCGAGAGTCTTGTGCAAGGCGGAAAGCGCGTGGCCGGGACCCGTGCCATCCCGCTCTATATCTCTCGCGAGAACTACAGCCGGGCCATCTCCATGCTCGGCGACGAGCCGCTTCTGGAAGTGAAGCCCCTGCGCCGGGCGAGGGTCGGCATCCTCGTTACCGGTACCGAAGTCTTCAAAGGACTCATCGAGGACAAGTTCATTCCAATCGTGTCCGGCAAGGTCACCCGGCTCGGGAGCGAGGTCATGACCTCGGACATCGTGCCGGACGATCGTGAGGCCATCGCCGCCTCCGTGACCCGGATGATCAGCGAAGGGTGCGACCTTATCGTGACGACCGCCGGACTTTCCGTGGACCCGGACGACGTGACGCGGCCCGCGCTGCTCGACGCCGGACTCACCGACTATCTGCATGGCGCGCCCATCCTGCCGGGAGCCATGACGCTCACCGGGCGCATCGGGGCCGCTCAGGTGCTTGGGGTTCCGGCCTGCGCTCTGTTTTTCAAGACCACCAGCCTGGACCTGCTGCTGCCGCGGCTTCTGGCCGGGCTGACCATCACCCGCCGCGACATGGCGCGCATGGCCGAAGGCGGATACTGTCTGAACTGCCGCACCTGCACTTTCCCGAAGTGTCCGTTCGGCAAATAG
- a CDS encoding TetR/AcrR family transcriptional regulator encodes MSGNSDISTKQALLLAAVRVFASKGFRAATVREICQLANANVAAVNYHFGSKDALYAAVLDHTFDLEKTEALRERFGVASDAPIEERIGAYIRTHIHEIYADEGWSGVASDHWAIFLMEMASPSPHLDSLVHEHIQGYAGDLRQLVSEYLGVEPNHRMVLDSSISIWAQLFDPLVMMPITDRFRPPRPRVQEYLDEFADHVVAFTLGGLKALKETI; translated from the coding sequence ATGAGCGGGAACAGCGACATCAGCACCAAGCAGGCTCTTCTGCTCGCAGCCGTGCGTGTCTTCGCAAGCAAGGGATTCCGGGCCGCGACAGTGCGGGAAATCTGCCAGCTGGCCAACGCGAACGTGGCGGCGGTCAACTATCATTTCGGCAGCAAGGACGCGCTCTACGCCGCCGTGCTCGACCACACCTTCGATCTGGAAAAAACCGAAGCGCTGCGCGAACGGTTCGGCGTAGCTTCGGATGCACCCATCGAGGAGCGCATCGGCGCCTATATCCGCACACACATTCACGAAATTTATGCAGACGAGGGCTGGAGCGGCGTAGCCTCCGACCATTGGGCCATTTTCCTTATGGAAATGGCGTCCCCGAGTCCGCATCTGGATTCGCTGGTGCACGAACACATTCAGGGCTACGCGGGCGACCTGAGACAGCTCGTGAGCGAGTATCTGGGTGTTGAGCCCAACCACCGCATGGTGCTGGACAGCTCCATAAGCATCTGGGCACAGCTTTTCGATCCGCTGGTCATGATGCCCATCACCGACCGCTTCCGCCCGCCGCGCCCCCGGGTTCAGGAATACCTCGACGAATTTGCGGACCACGTTGTCGCCTTCACGCTGGGCGGTCTCAAGGCGCTGAAAGAAACCATCTAA
- the ispH gene encoding 4-hydroxy-3-methylbut-2-enyl diphosphate reductase, whose protein sequence is MRIKLAETAGFCMGVDLALTKLDKIIEEGVTGPVFVLGPIIHNPQVLERYAKKGVLIAESPDEVPDGSRVVIRAHGIARKVEQGLRNRGVDIVDATCPKVKKAQKLIARHTAEGQFLLLYGEDDHPEVRGLVSYAGGSGLVFDEVAMLDEFYFSPERKYVLAAQTTQDRDQFDELAERLQAMEGVEVTVLNTICDATKLRQHEAMDLAKEVDFVVVVGGYSSGNTRRLAQVVRDQGKPCLHVETVDELPVDDIADYSVVGVTAGASTPRDLVLDVIRRLESI, encoded by the coding sequence ATGAGAATAAAACTGGCCGAAACGGCAGGCTTCTGCATGGGCGTCGATCTGGCGCTCACCAAGCTGGACAAGATCATCGAAGAGGGCGTGACCGGACCGGTCTTCGTCCTCGGCCCCATTATCCATAATCCGCAGGTGCTGGAACGATATGCCAAGAAGGGCGTGCTGATTGCGGAATCGCCGGATGAGGTGCCCGACGGCAGCCGCGTGGTGATCCGGGCGCACGGCATTGCGCGTAAGGTGGAGCAGGGGCTCAGAAACCGGGGCGTGGATATTGTTGACGCCACCTGTCCCAAGGTGAAAAAAGCGCAGAAGCTCATCGCCCGGCACACCGCCGAAGGGCAGTTCCTGCTGCTCTACGGCGAGGACGACCATCCCGAGGTCCGCGGACTGGTCAGTTATGCCGGCGGCAGCGGGCTTGTCTTCGACGAGGTCGCCATGCTGGACGAGTTCTATTTTTCCCCCGAAAGGAAGTACGTGCTTGCCGCCCAGACCACGCAGGACCGGGATCAGTTCGACGAGCTTGCCGAGCGTCTTCAGGCCATGGAAGGCGTGGAAGTGACGGTGCTGAACACCATCTGCGACGCGACCAAGCTGCGCCAGCACGAAGCCATGGACCTTGCCAAGGAAGTGGACTTTGTCGTGGTGGTCGGCGGGTATTCAAGCGGCAATACACGCAGGCTCGCGCAGGTGGTGCGCGATCAGGGCAAGCCGTGTCTGCACGTGGAGACGGTGGACGAGCTGCCGGTTGACGACATTGCCGACTACAGCGTCGTGGGTGTCACGGCGGGCGCGTCCACTCCGAGGGACCTCGTGCTGGACGTGATCAGGCGTCTCGAAAGTATCTAA
- a CDS encoding bifunctional diguanylate cyclase/phosphodiesterase, translating into MAFITRLLRTVRIRTRLLLGFTVLLTAALLATAFTVNTFVSRVITKDIDQELRNTNRTLVSMMEAAVDVSVRNHLRAVAESNRQVVKGLHQRQLDGEFTPEEARARARKILLSQNIGQTGYLYCLNSSGRTVVHPHEEVEHSDTSDYSFVRHLMQVRRGYIEYDWRNPDDLRPMQKAVYAEYFAPWDWIIAASAYRHEFSDLITADDFRDTFESLHFGESGYAFVVDRNGDVLLHPDGLQNIAGLTDERGQDIGSSILNERNGIIRYWWKGGPNGEVREKFAMFKHMPEMGWIVASTGYVDEVYAPLREVRILTYGICGVTLVLVLSLCLAVAASITDPLDELTEAVQHAENGDYSVRSNDTHSDEIGNLARSYNRFMEALVLSVSKLEAETEYRKFEAFQRHLFEEVFENALEGICITDPDGSIIAVNPAFTTITGYAEEAVLGHNPSVLKSDRHDEGFYADMWQKIQVKGHWAGEIWNRRKSGEVYPELLSISAIYDSEGNVRHYVSVFHDMTDIKRKEEQLYMQAYHDALTGLPNRELLLDRLVMALRHARREESGVGLLFIDLDNFKNINDSLGHSVGDVLLQQAGQRAKLFGNPDDTVARYGGDEFVLLVNDVNERDLVRLAQTLLEDFQKPFHVNGREIFVTTSVGMSLFPEDAEDPETLVRNAEMAMYQAKSSGKDSYSLFAKEMDERIARRLELEGNLRNALRKREFVVHYQPKVALSSGRVVGAEALVRWALPDGTMVSPGEFIPLAEETGMIVQLGEQVLETVCTDMAERNFPEGFRVSVNLSANQFRQEDLLGSLRSIVESAGVSPGRIEFEVTESVLMHDIDENAKILQRLVDMGFSVSIDDFGTGHSSLFYLKKLPISTLKIDRSFVRELGSNPSDSLIVQTILLMAGSLNLSVVAEGVEEQQQADLLMRYGCGTAQGFLFAKPVPFREFLALMKIRNS; encoded by the coding sequence ATGGCATTCATAACTCGCTTGCTGCGTACGGTGAGAATCCGCACGCGGCTGCTTCTCGGTTTTACGGTACTGCTGACCGCGGCGCTGCTCGCCACCGCCTTTACGGTCAACACGTTCGTAAGCCGTGTCATCACGAAGGACATCGATCAGGAGCTCCGGAATACCAACCGGACGCTCGTTTCCATGATGGAAGCTGCGGTGGATGTCTCGGTGCGCAACCATCTGCGGGCCGTTGCCGAAAGCAACCGTCAGGTCGTCAAGGGACTTCACCAGCGTCAGCTTGACGGTGAGTTCACACCCGAAGAAGCCCGCGCCCGTGCCAGAAAGATTCTGCTAAGCCAGAATATAGGCCAGACGGGCTATCTCTACTGCCTCAACAGCAGCGGACGGACCGTAGTTCACCCGCATGAAGAGGTGGAGCACTCCGATACCAGCGATTATTCCTTCGTGCGGCATCTCATGCAGGTGCGGCGCGGATACATTGAATATGACTGGCGCAATCCGGACGATCTCAGGCCCATGCAGAAGGCGGTTTATGCGGAATATTTCGCGCCGTGGGACTGGATCATCGCGGCAAGCGCGTACCGTCATGAATTTTCAGACCTCATTACAGCGGACGATTTCCGCGACACCTTCGAGTCCCTGCACTTCGGAGAAAGCGGATACGCATTCGTGGTTGACCGTAACGGCGATGTCCTGCTGCACCCGGACGGCCTGCAGAATATTGCAGGACTCACCGATGAGCGGGGCCAAGACATCGGCTCCAGCATTCTCAACGAGCGAAACGGCATTATTCGTTACTGGTGGAAAGGTGGCCCGAACGGCGAGGTGCGCGAAAAATTCGCCATGTTCAAGCATATGCCGGAGATGGGCTGGATCGTTGCTTCCACCGGCTATGTGGATGAGGTCTATGCGCCTCTCAGGGAGGTCCGGATACTGACGTACGGCATCTGCGGCGTGACGCTTGTGCTGGTCCTGAGCCTGTGTCTGGCCGTGGCCGCGTCCATCACCGATCCGCTCGATGAGTTGACCGAAGCGGTGCAACATGCCGAAAACGGGGACTATTCGGTGCGCAGCAACGATACGCACTCGGACGAGATAGGCAACCTGGCCCGCAGCTACAACCGATTCATGGAGGCGCTCGTCCTGTCTGTCTCCAAGCTCGAAGCGGAGACGGAGTATCGCAAGTTCGAGGCGTTCCAGCGCCATTTGTTCGAAGAAGTGTTCGAAAACGCGCTGGAGGGCATTTGTATTACGGATCCCGACGGCTCGATCATCGCCGTCAATCCAGCCTTTACCACCATCACCGGTTACGCCGAGGAAGCGGTGCTCGGCCACAATCCCAGCGTGCTCAAGTCCGACAGGCACGATGAAGGTTTCTATGCCGATATGTGGCAGAAGATTCAGGTGAAGGGACACTGGGCCGGAGAGATCTGGAACCGCCGGAAGAGCGGTGAGGTATACCCCGAGCTCCTGAGCATCAGCGCAATATACGACAGTGAAGGAAACGTGCGCCACTACGTGTCGGTTTTTCACGACATGACGGACATCAAGCGCAAGGAAGAGCAGCTTTACATGCAGGCGTATCACGACGCGCTGACGGGGTTGCCCAACCGCGAGCTGCTTCTGGACCGTCTGGTCATGGCCCTTCGCCATGCGCGCCGTGAGGAATCGGGGGTCGGCCTGTTGTTCATCGACCTGGATAACTTCAAGAACATCAACGACTCCCTTGGCCATTCCGTGGGCGACGTGCTGCTTCAGCAGGCCGGACAACGTGCCAAGCTGTTCGGCAACCCCGATGACACGGTGGCCCGTTACGGGGGCGATGAGTTCGTGCTGTTGGTCAATGACGTGAACGAACGCGACCTCGTGCGGCTTGCCCAGACGCTGCTGGAGGACTTCCAGAAGCCGTTCCACGTGAACGGACGGGAGATATTCGTCACCACCTCGGTTGGCATGTCGCTCTTCCCTGAAGACGCCGAGGACCCGGAAACGCTGGTCAGAAATGCGGAAATGGCCATGTATCAGGCCAAAAGCTCCGGAAAAGACAGCTACAGCCTGTTTGCCAAGGAAATGGATGAGCGGATAGCCCGCCGTCTTGAACTGGAAGGCAATCTGCGAAACGCGTTGCGAAAACGCGAGTTCGTGGTGCACTATCAGCCCAAGGTAGCACTGAGTTCCGGACGCGTGGTGGGCGCGGAGGCGCTCGTGCGTTGGGCATTGCCGGACGGGACCATGGTCAGTCCGGGAGAGTTCATCCCGCTAGCCGAAGAAACCGGCATGATCGTTCAACTGGGTGAGCAGGTTCTGGAGACCGTCTGCACCGACATGGCTGAACGCAATTTCCCGGAAGGGTTCAGGGTTTCGGTGAATCTCTCGGCCAATCAGTTCCGGCAGGAAGATCTGCTGGGCAGCCTGCGCTCCATTGTCGAGTCGGCAGGCGTGTCGCCGGGAAGGATTGAGTTTGAGGTCACCGAGTCCGTGCTCATGCACGACATCGACGAGAATGCCAAAATCCTTCAGCGGCTGGTGGACATGGGCTTCTCCGTGTCCATTGATGACTTCGGCACCGGGCATTCCTCTTTGTTCTATCTCAAGAAGTTGCCCATCAGCACGCTCAAGATCGACCGCTCATTCGTCCGCGAGTTGGGCAGCAATCCCAGCGACTCCCTGATTGTCCAGACCATTCTGCTTATGGCCGGCAGTCTGAACCTTTCCGTTGTCGCAGAGGGGGTGGAGGAGCAACAGCAGGCGGACCTGCTCATGCGCTACGGCTGCGGCACGGCTCAGGGATTCCTCTTCGCCAAGCCGGTGCCGTTCCGTGAATTCCTCGCCCTGATGAAAATCAGGAACTCCTAG
- the moaA gene encoding GTP 3',8-cyclase MoaA produces MAGKLLDAHGRKASYMRVSVTDRCNLLCRYCASKERVFIPHDRILRYEEILRCMGIARELGIEKVRFTGGEPFVRKGFMDFVEEAGRRFPDLTLAATTNATIIGKHIDRLATSGLSRVNISLDTLDRDRYRHMTGRDLFQVVRDNIDACVDAGMTVKVNAVGVRGFNDDELPAFLELARTRPVDVRFIEFMPIGQDTGWSEGSVWTASDIIREASELEKLVPVAERHRGPATMYALAAGKGRLGVISPYSNHFCGSCNRLRLTSEGDLRTCLFSDRVFHLRKILRHPRLKDEHVVRVVRTALKSKPIGHDLLAAKRERGVCSTKMAAIGG; encoded by the coding sequence ATGGCCGGTAAACTTCTGGACGCCCATGGCCGCAAGGCCAGCTACATGCGGGTCAGCGTTACGGACCGCTGCAACCTGCTGTGCCGCTACTGCGCCAGCAAGGAGCGCGTGTTCATTCCGCATGACCGCATCCTGCGGTACGAGGAGATTCTGCGGTGCATGGGCATCGCCAGAGAGCTGGGCATCGAGAAGGTCCGGTTCACCGGCGGGGAGCCCTTTGTCCGCAAAGGATTCATGGATTTCGTGGAAGAAGCCGGAAGGCGCTTCCCGGACCTGACGCTTGCCGCCACCACCAATGCCACCATCATCGGAAAGCATATCGACAGGCTGGCCACCTCGGGCCTGTCACGCGTGAACATCTCGCTGGATACCCTTGATCGTGATCGCTACCGGCACATGACCGGACGCGACCTGTTTCAGGTGGTTCGCGACAACATTGACGCCTGCGTGGACGCCGGGATGACCGTGAAGGTCAATGCGGTGGGAGTGCGAGGCTTCAACGACGATGAACTGCCCGCGTTTCTCGAACTGGCCCGGACCCGGCCGGTGGACGTTCGGTTCATCGAGTTCATGCCCATCGGACAGGACACCGGGTGGAGTGAAGGCTCGGTCTGGACGGCCAGTGATATCATCCGCGAGGCCTCCGAATTGGAGAAACTGGTCCCCGTGGCCGAAAGACATCGCGGCCCCGCCACCATGTATGCACTGGCTGCCGGCAAGGGGCGGCTGGGCGTCATCTCTCCGTACAGCAATCATTTCTGCGGTTCCTGCAATCGGCTGCGCTTGACCTCCGAAGGGGACCTGCGTACCTGTCTCTTCTCCGACAGGGTTTTCCATTTGCGAAAAATCCTCAGACATCCTAGGCTTAAAGATGAGCACGTGGTTCGGGTGGTCCGGACCGCGCTCAAGAGCAAGCCCATCGGGCACGATCTGCTCGCCGCCAAGCGCGAGCGCGGGGTCTGCTCCACGAAAATGGCCGCCATCGGCGGCTGA